DNA from Gammaproteobacteria bacterium:
CTACCTACGCAGAAATCACAAACCGCTTTGGAATTGGGATTGCCACTTTGACGCGTTGGCGTTCACGCCTGGAACCAAAACTAACTCGAGACAAACCCGCCACGAAAATTAATAGGGAATCGCTGGCGCGTGATGCTGAAATGCACCCTGACGCCTATCAATTCGAGCGAGCTAAACGTTTAGGGGTGAGTAGGAGCGGCATTGGTCAAGCATTAAAACGCATGAGAATCAGCTATAAGAAAAAAACACTATCACACCCAAAAGCAAATGAAGAGAAGAGAACAGCCTTTCAAGAGCGAATGGAAGTATATGAAGCAGAAGGGAGAAGCATAGTTTTTGTCGATGAGGCTGGATTCGCGGTGGATATGCCACGCCGCAATGGCTACGCGCCGATTGGCAAGCAAGATTGGAATGCTAAAGGGCGAGTGAACGCCATTGGAGCGTTGATTGGTATGTGTAACGCTCTTTACCGGAACCATCAATAGTAATGTGTTTTACTCTTGGATCACCCAAGATTTACTCCCAAAACTTCCTCCCAATTGCGTTCTTGTGATGGATAACGCAACTTTCCAGGACATTCAACAAGCCATCAAAAATGCGGGCCATATTCTGGAATATTTACCCCCTTATTCACCAGATTTCAATCCCATCGAACATAAGTGGGCGCAATTAAAGGCGATTGACAAAAGAGAACGCCGTACTACCGAGGAAGTCTTCGCAAATTATGCGTAATCATTTTATGGTGGCTTTGCTATACGCACAAACTCCGCGCACCCTGGAAATCAAGGAAAAGTCAAAAGGAAGACTCACCATGGAGTGCGATGAACTCTGGTCATTTGTTGGAAAAAAGGAAAACAAACAATGGGTTTGGCTTGCCATCAATCGGAATACTCGAAAAATTGTTGGAGTTTATATCGAGCAGTCCGCACGCGCCTTATGGGATTCCTTACCCCCCGTCTATTGTCAATGCATGGTGAGTTATACGGATTTCTGGGCCGCCTATGCGGCAAATTTTCCCTCGAAACACCATTACGCAGTTGGCAAGGAAAGCGGTCAAATCAACCATATTGAAAGATTCAATTGCACTCTCCGTCAACGAATTTCGAGATTAGTGAGAAAATCATTGTCATTTTCAAGAAATTAGCCAATCATATTGGGGCAATTTGGTACTTTATCCATCACTATAATGCCACGCTTCCTGTCAATCAAAATGGATAACTTCTCATGATAAGTTGAGCAAGATTGAAGAATGCTGGATCGGACATGGATGATTTTTCCAGAAAGTGAGTTGTTACTAAAAGAATTGAATTTGTGGTAGGCCGCCCTCGCCCTGATTTGGTCCGAGATGGTTATTTTCCTCTTCCAAATACTCAGCCTGTAGGGTCGTGAAGCGATCGAGGACATCGAAAAGCTCCCCGTCATATTCTCTTAATATCTCAGCGGTCTGCCGTTGGAGTTCACACCGGTGGGTGAGAGTTTCAATCATGCGCTCCATGCGTTGACGCACCACATCTTGATATTGGATATTACCAAGCGTATCGACAATCTGAGACGCGAGAGTATTATTGTATTCACTAATGACGGTGAGCAATGTTTTATAATACTGCTTCATATCTTCGTGGGTTTCCTGCATCTTTTGGATCATGTCGTTAAGTCCCGCCGCCTCGGACATCTCCTGCTGGGCATCCTGGTCAAAATGTTCGTTAAAACTCTGCCGGACCGTTTCATTGGCAGTTTTGATACTTTTCTCGATTAGGTCGGCAGCCTCGGTAGAGCGATTGGCTAATTGGCGCACCTCGGCAGCCACTACTGCGAAACCTCGACCCGATTCACCCGCACGAGCCGCCTCAATAGCAGCATTGAGTGCAAGGAGATTGGTCTGGGCACTGATCTGTTTGATGAGCGATACCATCTTGCCCATCTCAGTAATCTGATCGACGATGCGCTGCACATTGTCGCGCTCTCTTTGCAAGCGAATCGGCAAATGCTGTATAAAGTCGCCGATTCGATGGATGGCCGCCGTACTGGTGTAGATCTCCTTCTGCATATCCATGGCATCAGTGTCCGCATGAGTCAGATAACCAACCAATTTTCCCGCCATTTTATCAAGTTCGCGAACCCGTTCAATAATCTCGGTGGCAGAACGCTCGGTATCCTGGCTTACCTGATTCATTTGGGTCTGGAGATGTTCATCCAGTTCGCTATTGTTGGAAAGAATGTCAGCCGCCTCTTGGCAATTTAACTCCAACAAACTGATGCGTTTCAAACTTTCGTAAAAGTTATGCATCATTTGGTTTCTCAACGGATTAAATCTGGAGAGATGCAGGGTTCCAATAACATAGAAGATAATAATAAAGATTATCGGGTCTGAGATGGAGTGAACCAGGCTGCGGTTCAAATGCAATGCCCCGGATAGAAATATCAAACTGTCATCAACGGCCAACCAGTTAAGAAAGAAAAAGAGGATGGCAGTAATAATAGTAGTAAGGAAAGCGATACGGCGCACATAACTGTGGAAATACTGAAGCTGTCGGAACCCTTCGGTGGCAAAGTGTCTTGATGGTGACATGTCTGTTTTCATTAACGTGGCAATTAGGAAGACCTAGGCCCCTGGCAAAACCTGTTTGACCGCACTAAGCAAATCGTTACCCGCTACCGGTTTGACCAACCAACCGGTAGCACCAGCAACCTTGCCTTCGCTCCGTTTGCCCGCCTGAGATTCGGTGGTGAGTACCAAAATGGGTACAAAACGGAAGGCAGGAAGTTTACGCGTCTCTCTAACCAGCTCGATACCCGTCATGCCCGGCATATTAACATCGGTGATGATGAGGTCAGGCTTAAAACCGCCTTTAAAACGCTGAAGGGCCTCCTGGCCATTTTTCGATTGCTCGACCTTAAATCCACCCTTGGTCAGAATATCGTGGAGGCTCATCAGGATGGTGGGGGAGTCATCCACCAAATGGATTGTCTTCATGGCATTTTCCTCCAACGTGCTACGGGATAATTCAAGTGTTGTAATTGACAACCGGGATTTTCTGGAGTGGAGCAGTCGTCAAGTCCAGGGACTTCAGAAGAATTACATCTATAAAGACTAGCGGAAACTATCCAGGAATTCGTTACCATTCCGGCAGGGATTGCCGAAACCCAAACGCCATAGATGGCTTGGTCGTAACCATTCACCCCCTCTCAACGGGAGGGGCTAAATGATTACCAACTACTCCTCGAAAGATTGATTCAATCCATCTAGATCTTGACCGAGAAGGTTCCCAAACTGTAGCCCAAAGGTATTCCCCACGTTCCAACGAACATGTGCATCTACTTCGATATCGGAAGTCATCGCGGGAAGTCTGAAACAAAGTTTTATGGCGGAACTGAAACCGGGAAATTGCTCACTATTCCACCAGTATCCCACCGAGGCTTATATTCATCGCTATTCCGTTAAACTCACCGTTTTCAGTGATGATCTTGACTGGGAAACTACAGGGGTAACGCTGGTGGGCGCGTTTTTCGTAAAGTTCGGTTTCTTGATTTTGCATAATGTCGATTCTGCTTGTTGTATGTTTAACTCAAATTGCTACCTAGTAGCCTGACTGAAAAATATTTTGATTTTGCAACCCTCGGGTTGCGAAATACGAGATCATGGCAATGTCCTATTCGGTTTTTGATAAAGCAACCTTGAACCAACGGGCAAGATCTGGGTCCTCGGGCCAAGCGGTTATTGGAGGATGCACCGCCATCAGAACCTGTAATACCGCAGTATGAAGATGTTTACAATCTTTGAGATTGACTTTTGCTTTGGTGTGACTCTGGAGCCATTGCAGCAGTCCTTCGGCTTCCTCGACAGTACAAAGGTCATCAAGCACGGCTAAATTCTTGCGGAATTGA
Protein-coding regions in this window:
- a CDS encoding hypothetical protein (Evidence 5 : Unknown function), giving the protein MTRWRSRLEPKLTRDKPATKINRESLARDAEMHPDAYQFERAKRLGVSRSGIGQALKRMRISYKKKTLSHPKANEEKRTAFQERMEVYEAEGRSIVFVDEAGFAVDMPRRNGYAPIGKQDWNAKGRVNAIGALIGMCNALYRNHQ
- a CDS encoding hypothetical protein (Evidence 5 : Unknown function); this translates as MVCVTLFTGTINSNVFYSWITQDLLPKLPPNCVLVMDNATFQDIQQAIKNAGHILEYLPPYSPDFNPIEHKWAQLKAIDKRERRTTEEVFANYA
- a CDS encoding insertion element IS1 protein InsB, which produces MRNHFMVALLYAQTPRTLEIKEKSKGRLTMECDELWSFVGKKENKQWVWLAINRNTRKIVGVYIEQSARALWDSLPPVYCQCMVSYTDFWAAYAANFPSKHHYAVGKESGQINHIERFNCTLRQRISRLVRKSLSFSRN
- a CDS encoding methyl-accepting chemotaxis protein, which gives rise to MKTDMSPSRHFATEGFRQLQYFHSYVRRIAFLTTIITAILFFFLNWLAVDDSLIFLSGALHLNRSLVHSISDPIIFIIIFYVIGTLHLSRFNPLRNQMMHNFYESLKRISLLELNCQEAADILSNNSELDEHLQTQMNQVSQDTERSATEIIERVRELDKMAGKLVGYLTHADTDAMDMQKEIYTSTAAIHRIGDFIQHLPIRLQRERDNVQRIVDQITEMGKMVSLIKQISAQTNLLALNAAIEAARAGESGRGFAVVAAEVRQLANRSTEAADLIEKSIKTANETVRQSFNEHFDQDAQQEMSEAAGLNDMIQKMQETHEDMKQYYKTLLTVISEYNNTLASQIVDTLGNIQYQDVVRQRMERMIETLTHRCELQRQTAEILREYDGELFDVLDRFTTLQAEYLEEENNHLGPNQGEGGLPQIQFF
- a CDS encoding Response regulator, encoding MKTIHLVDDSPTILMSLHDILTKGGFKVEQSKNGQEALQRFKGGFKPDLIITDVNMPGMTGIELVRETRKLPAFRFVPILVLTTESQAGKRSEGKVAGATGWLVKPVAGNDLLSAVKQVLPGA
- a CDS encoding hypothetical protein (Evidence 5 : Unknown function); the protein is MAELKPGNCSLFHQYPTEAYIHRYSVKLTVFSDDLDWETTGVTLVGAFFVKFGFLILHNVDSACCMFNSNCYLVA
- a CDS encoding conserved hypothetical protein (Evidence 4 : Unknown function but conserved in other organisms); translation: MPIQFRKNLAVLDDLCTVEEAEGLLQWLQSHTKAKVNLKDCKHLHTAVLQVLMAVHPPITAWPEDPDLARWFKVALSKTE